A stretch of Paludisphaera borealis DNA encodes these proteins:
- a CDS encoding CRTAC1 family protein, translating into MTRAHTKPLRRLVSAAVAALSWSSCVAQSLSFEDVAAASGVAFQFDAGSRGRHDLPEIMGGGVALFDADGDGLPDLYFCNGGPIGATPGTVVDDPPCRFFRNRGGLRFEDWTATCGAPGPNYAMGAAAGDFDGDGRTDLFVTGWRDQRLYRNLGGCRFEDVTVRAGLTSSAWSTGAAWADLDDDGDLDLYVARYVNYDPDAAPYCAAPDGKRDYCGPEDFDPQSDRLYRNDGAGRFTDVSRAAGIPRREERGLGVLIGELTGDRMPDVYVANDGGRCWLLANRGGLRFDEVGEAAGVARDDDGKALAGMGTALGDLDGDGRLDLLVTNFFERSTVVFRAQPDHPGLYRDEGNRLGVAAATRRALGFGAVVADFDADGRSDIVQVNGHVLDRERLGVPFAMRSIVLHGRQGGFEDASHSAGGWFSRPILGRGLAVGDLDDDGRLDLVATSLDAPAALLLNRSKSGGVVRLDLINRHGRPAVGARVRATIGDRVLVQDVASGGSYLSCSPSRIFLGIGGAARVDVLEVAWPWGEVQTWTDLWPGRPLQLLERPSRDSGRNVTTPNLDATGTSAPLR; encoded by the coding sequence GTGACTCGCGCGCACACGAAGCCGCTCCGCCGTCTCGTCTCGGCCGCCGTCGCGGCGCTCTCTTGGTCCTCTTGCGTCGCCCAGTCGCTCTCCTTCGAGGACGTCGCGGCCGCTTCGGGCGTCGCCTTCCAGTTCGACGCCGGTTCGCGCGGCCGCCACGATCTTCCCGAGATCATGGGGGGCGGCGTCGCCCTCTTCGACGCTGACGGCGACGGCCTGCCGGACCTCTATTTCTGCAACGGCGGACCGATCGGAGCGACGCCCGGAACCGTCGTCGACGACCCGCCGTGCCGATTCTTCCGGAACCGGGGAGGGCTCCGCTTCGAGGATTGGACGGCGACCTGCGGTGCCCCCGGTCCCAATTACGCCATGGGGGCCGCCGCAGGCGATTTCGACGGCGACGGCCGCACCGATCTGTTCGTCACCGGCTGGCGCGATCAACGGCTTTACCGCAACCTCGGTGGATGCCGCTTCGAGGACGTCACAGTCCGGGCCGGCCTGACCTCCTCGGCCTGGAGCACCGGCGCCGCCTGGGCCGACCTCGACGACGACGGCGATCTGGATCTTTACGTCGCGAGGTATGTGAACTACGACCCCGACGCAGCCCCTTATTGCGCCGCGCCAGACGGCAAGCGCGACTATTGCGGCCCCGAGGATTTCGACCCCCAGTCCGACCGCCTCTATCGCAACGACGGCGCCGGCCGCTTCACCGACGTCTCACGAGCCGCCGGCATCCCTCGCCGCGAAGAGCGCGGGCTCGGCGTCCTGATCGGCGAATTGACCGGGGACCGGATGCCCGACGTCTACGTCGCCAACGATGGCGGCCGTTGCTGGCTGCTGGCCAATCGCGGCGGCCTCCGGTTCGACGAAGTCGGTGAAGCCGCCGGCGTGGCTCGCGACGACGACGGCAAGGCGCTGGCGGGGATGGGGACGGCCCTCGGCGACCTTGACGGCGACGGCCGGCTCGATCTGCTGGTCACGAATTTCTTTGAGCGCTCGACCGTCGTGTTTCGGGCTCAGCCGGACCATCCGGGCCTCTACCGTGACGAGGGCAACCGGCTGGGAGTCGCGGCGGCCACCCGGCGCGCGCTGGGCTTCGGGGCGGTGGTCGCCGACTTCGACGCCGACGGCCGCTCGGACATCGTTCAGGTCAACGGCCACGTCCTCGACCGCGAACGGCTCGGCGTCCCGTTCGCCATGAGGTCGATCGTGCTCCACGGCCGTCAGGGAGGCTTCGAAGACGCGTCGCATAGTGCGGGGGGCTGGTTCTCGCGACCGATCCTGGGACGCGGACTGGCCGTGGGCGACCTCGACGACGACGGCCGGCTCGATCTCGTCGCCACCTCGCTCGACGCTCCGGCCGCCCTACTCCTCAACCGCTCGAAGTCCGGCGGCGTCGTGCGGCTTGATCTGATCAATCGGCACGGCCGGCCAGCCGTCGGAGCGCGCGTGCGGGCCACGATCGGCGACCGAGTTCTGGTCCAGGACGTCGCCAGCGGCGGCAGCTACCTCTCGTGCTCGCCGTCGCGAATCTTCCTGGGGATCGGCGGAGCGGCGCGCGTCGACGTCCTGGAGGTCGCGTGGCCATGGGGAGAAGTCCAGACCTGGACCGACCTCTGGCCGGGGAGGCCGCTGCAACTTCTCGAACGACCGTCGAGGGATTCGGGCCGGAACGTCACGACGCCGAATCTCGACGCGACAGGAACCTCTGCCCCTCTCCGGTGA
- a CDS encoding site-specific tyrosine recombinase produces MSKADYRPRRNQDPVGPFLHYLMAECGSSPHTLAAYRSDLMRFLGWRKTHAPGPLGDIQIGVLSGFVDELVSSGLAPSSVARHLASLSTFFRYLVLEGKLTDNTAKLLVAPALWDRLPVVLGPTAVERLLSAPSESTRLGRRDRAALETLYATGCRASEVVGLRPGDVDLRGGLARCVGKGNKERWVPIGSRAQQALATYLQSDRPAMIARHPDTSTVFVTRGGRPLSRIGLWRIVKQHALAAGLHGDVSPHTLRHSFATHLLAGGADLRAVQEMLGHTSIATTQIYTRVELSRLREVHARFHPRSLPEPPASS; encoded by the coding sequence ATGTCAAAGGCCGATTACCGACCGCGACGGAATCAGGACCCGGTGGGGCCGTTTCTGCACTATCTCATGGCGGAGTGCGGATCGTCGCCGCACACGCTGGCGGCGTATCGATCGGACCTGATGAGGTTCCTTGGCTGGCGCAAGACCCATGCGCCGGGGCCTCTCGGCGACATCCAGATCGGGGTGTTGAGCGGATTCGTCGACGAACTGGTTTCGTCCGGCCTCGCGCCGAGCAGCGTGGCGCGGCACCTGGCGAGCTTGTCGACGTTCTTCCGCTACCTCGTGCTCGAAGGCAAGCTGACCGACAACACGGCCAAGCTGCTGGTCGCGCCCGCGCTGTGGGACCGGTTGCCGGTCGTGCTTGGCCCTACCGCCGTCGAGCGGCTTCTGAGCGCGCCAAGCGAGAGCACGAGGCTGGGGCGTCGCGATCGCGCGGCGCTGGAGACGCTCTATGCGACCGGGTGCCGGGCGTCGGAAGTGGTCGGCCTGCGGCCGGGCGACGTCGATCTGCGGGGCGGCCTGGCGCGCTGCGTCGGCAAGGGGAACAAGGAGCGATGGGTGCCGATCGGGTCGCGGGCCCAGCAGGCTCTCGCGACGTACCTTCAATCCGATCGACCGGCCATGATCGCCCGCCATCCCGACACATCGACCGTCTTCGTCACGAGGGGGGGCCGTCCGTTGTCGCGAATCGGTCTGTGGCGGATCGTCAAGCAGCATGCGCTCGCCGCCGGCCTGCACGGCGACGTGAGCCCGCACACCTTGCGGCACAGCTTCGCCACGCATCTTCTGGCCGGGGGCGCCGACCTTCGCGCGGTTCAGGAGATGCTCGGGCATACGTCGATCGCCACGACGCAGATTTACACGCGCGTGGAACTGAGTCGGCTGCGCGAGGTCCACGCCCGGTTTCATCCCAGGTCGCTTCCCGAGCCCCCCGCGTCTTCTTGA
- a CDS encoding serine/threonine-protein kinase, protein MTVPLRSDPPDEGNNRVDQAVRLYEQQFQRQGDIDLKRYWADRTRREPLDDELALDCLSGLIKSDLRRRFERGETPAVASYLDAFPQLHQADSRMLSLIYEEYCLREEHGDVVDVDSFCNRYPDWKDSLASQLQYHHLLSKAAGLPAPKPRFPEAGEHFEEFALGAQIGKGGYSRVFVANDLSLGGKRVVLKVSVDRGQEAETQGALDHPHIVPVNAVVFQPDNGLRGLSMPLRPGLPLDDVIRRIREGGRQPRSARDLWDALAQGIDRDLFEVSKDDLAGPSGDGWRGFPVLGSYAQGVAWIGLILASALDYAHGRHTYHRDVKPGNVLLTLQHGPQLLDFNLAQSPHSPQEAAATLGGTLPYMAPEQIEAFLVPELWGDVGALADVYSLGLVLHELLTGQPPELPNAALPPGRAMRDLLDRRATLSTDVRRHNARVPYALEAIVKKCLRLDPKDRYASGKMLAEDLEDFLQRRPLRHAENPSRTEQWFDWAARNRRVLIANAFYLGVLGLLSPLLVQLLAQQASRWFQPALKQRPEFQQAVDAVDRRDYHRAVELLLKLVEEYPRAPLPRVYLGIAFSHANRLPEDPALVSYGHAMALPDAEAELKSWAHEHPPFIEHLRWFGTNSLEKTRELVNVTRPPDGEPAPADGQSMEKTIHHIFELVDHALRNALEADPTSKETIQGLATVAEYKKDYETAHRRLTELLALSQKQNSDVLPAELSTWRLQRSRVATLRAKDLIVLDCDRDRRQALDLADEAVSDLDLCARSVADFQRQYYFGFRAETLLARGEIRCRLGMEQPAQSDSREAKLALEKWLGLARSSGNPVSASVEEAYRVRLRNLRRLATVENRVVNDPSSQLEPPKLTE, encoded by the coding sequence ATGACGGTTCCTCTTCGCAGCGACCCGCCCGACGAGGGGAACAATCGGGTCGATCAGGCGGTCCGCCTGTACGAACAGCAGTTTCAACGTCAGGGCGACATCGACCTGAAGCGTTACTGGGCCGATCGAACGCGCCGGGAACCGCTCGACGACGAGCTGGCGTTGGATTGCCTCAGCGGCCTGATCAAGTCCGATCTGCGACGTCGTTTCGAACGCGGCGAGACCCCGGCGGTCGCCAGCTATCTCGACGCGTTCCCGCAGCTGCACCAGGCGGACAGCCGGATGCTCAGCCTGATTTACGAGGAGTATTGTCTCCGGGAGGAACACGGCGACGTCGTCGACGTCGACTCGTTCTGCAATCGTTACCCCGACTGGAAGGATTCGCTCGCGTCCCAGCTCCAGTACCATCACCTGCTCAGCAAGGCCGCCGGTCTCCCCGCGCCGAAGCCTCGATTCCCCGAGGCCGGCGAGCACTTCGAAGAGTTCGCCCTCGGGGCCCAAATCGGTAAGGGGGGATACTCGCGGGTGTTCGTCGCCAACGACCTCTCGCTCGGCGGCAAGCGGGTCGTTCTCAAGGTCTCTGTCGACCGCGGGCAAGAGGCCGAGACCCAGGGCGCTCTCGATCACCCGCACATCGTCCCGGTCAACGCCGTCGTCTTCCAGCCGGACAACGGGCTGCGCGGCCTCTCCATGCCGTTGCGACCGGGATTGCCGCTGGACGACGTGATCCGCCGCATCCGCGAAGGGGGCCGTCAGCCTCGCTCCGCCCGCGACCTGTGGGACGCGCTGGCTCAGGGGATCGACCGCGACTTGTTCGAGGTCTCGAAGGACGATCTCGCCGGGCCGTCCGGCGACGGCTGGCGAGGGTTTCCGGTCCTCGGTTCGTACGCCCAGGGGGTGGCGTGGATCGGCCTGATCCTGGCCAGCGCCCTCGACTACGCCCACGGCCGCCACACCTACCACCGCGACGTCAAGCCGGGCAACGTCTTGCTCACCCTCCAGCACGGCCCGCAACTGCTGGACTTCAACCTGGCGCAGTCTCCGCATTCGCCCCAAGAGGCGGCGGCGACCCTCGGCGGCACGCTCCCGTACATGGCCCCCGAGCAGATCGAGGCGTTTCTCGTTCCCGAGCTGTGGGGCGACGTCGGGGCGCTCGCCGACGTCTACTCGCTCGGCCTGGTGCTTCACGAGCTGCTCACGGGCCAGCCCCCCGAGCTGCCCAACGCCGCATTGCCCCCCGGCCGCGCCATGCGCGACTTGCTCGACCGCCGCGCCACCCTGTCGACCGACGTCCGCCGCCACAACGCCCGCGTCCCCTACGCCCTCGAAGCCATCGTCAAGAAATGCCTACGCCTTGATCCCAAAGATCGCTACGCCAGCGGCAAGATGCTCGCCGAGGACCTGGAGGACTTCCTCCAGCGCCGGCCTCTCCGCCACGCCGAGAATCCATCGCGGACCGAGCAGTGGTTCGACTGGGCGGCCCGCAATCGTCGCGTGCTGATCGCCAACGCGTTTTACCTTGGCGTTCTCGGGCTGCTCTCGCCGTTGCTCGTGCAGTTGCTCGCGCAGCAGGCCTCCCGCTGGTTCCAGCCGGCCTTGAAGCAGCGTCCCGAGTTTCAGCAGGCCGTCGACGCCGTCGACCGGCGCGACTACCACCGCGCCGTCGAGTTGCTCTTGAAGCTCGTCGAAGAGTATCCCAGGGCGCCTCTTCCCCGCGTCTACCTGGGCATCGCCTTCTCCCATGCGAACCGGCTCCCCGAAGATCCGGCGCTCGTCTCGTACGGGCACGCCATGGCCTTGCCCGACGCCGAGGCTGAGTTGAAGTCGTGGGCCCACGAACATCCCCCATTCATCGAGCATCTCCGCTGGTTCGGCACGAACAGCCTGGAGAAGACCCGGGAACTCGTCAACGTCACGCGTCCGCCCGACGGCGAGCCGGCCCCCGCGGACGGACAGTCCATGGAAAAGACGATCCACCACATCTTCGAACTGGTGGACCACGCCCTCCGCAACGCGTTGGAGGCCGATCCGACGTCCAAGGAGACGATCCAAGGCCTGGCGACGGTCGCCGAGTACAAGAAAGACTACGAGACTGCGCACAGGCGACTCACCGAACTGCTGGCACTCTCTCAGAAGCAGAACAGCGACGTCCTCCCAGCCGAACTTTCCACCTGGCGGCTGCAACGGTCGCGGGTGGCGACGCTTCGCGCCAAGGACCTGATCGTCTTGGACTGCGACCGCGATCGCCGACAAGCCCTGGACCTCGCCGACGAGGCCGTCTCCGACCTGGATCTCTGCGCCCGCTCCGTCGCCGACTTTCAAAGGCAGTATTATTTCGGCTTTCGGGCCGAGACCTTGCTGGCCCGGGGCGAGATCCGATGCCGCCTCGGCATGGAACAGCCCGCCCAGTCCGATTCTCGGGAAGCCAAACTGGCCCTGGAAAAGTGGCTCGGTCTCGCCAGGTCGAGCGGTAATCCCGTGTCCGCCTCCGTCGAGGAAGCCTATCGCGTCCGCCTCCGCAATCTCCGAAGGCTCGCGACGGTCGAGAACCGCGTCGTCAACGACCCTTCCTCGCAACTCGAACCCCCGAAGCTCACCGAATGA
- a CDS encoding sigma-70 family RNA polymerase sigma factor yields the protein MHTRSRSIDVVSLASADTVVLTEHDERALLQELTTCKLKLAAALASIQGFDAPAAAADPQAQAQFIARAYAGNGRNEARLGAVHHRYAELRDTLAMANVRLVAHVAKQFRDRGIPYADLVQEGFCGLLAAIDRFDMTHQTKLATYATWWIRQSMQSAVASGAYPVRLTPRHLRQLAQSQEQLDLPRGAGDTVAEPPNSSDTLQRIHSATRPTVSLDASFDHDSTFNLMQILGTADSGADQTDDEGIRKLMDGLRPREQQVLSLRFGLGGGERLSLSQVGRILEVSKERVRQIQESALKKLRELVEKENLVEGWSRGL from the coding sequence ATGCACACCCGTAGTCGATCGATCGATGTCGTCAGCCTCGCTAGCGCGGACACGGTTGTACTGACCGAGCACGATGAGCGCGCGCTCTTGCAAGAGCTAACGACTTGCAAGCTGAAGCTGGCTGCCGCCCTGGCTTCGATTCAAGGCTTCGATGCCCCTGCCGCCGCCGCCGACCCCCAAGCCCAGGCCCAGTTCATCGCGCGGGCCTATGCCGGGAACGGTCGGAACGAGGCGAGGCTGGGGGCCGTGCATCATCGCTATGCGGAGCTGCGCGACACGTTGGCAATGGCCAACGTGCGGCTGGTCGCCCACGTCGCAAAACAGTTCCGCGATCGCGGCATCCCCTATGCCGACCTGGTCCAGGAAGGGTTCTGCGGGTTGCTCGCGGCCATCGACCGCTTCGACATGACGCACCAGACGAAGCTTGCGACCTACGCGACCTGGTGGATTCGCCAGTCGATGCAGAGCGCCGTGGCTTCCGGCGCTTATCCCGTACGATTGACCCCCAGGCACCTGCGGCAGCTCGCGCAGAGTCAGGAACAACTCGACCTTCCTCGCGGAGCCGGCGACACTGTCGCCGAACCGCCGAACAGCAGCGATACGCTCCAACGCATCCATTCGGCGACTCGCCCGACGGTCTCTTTGGACGCCTCGTTCGACCACGATTCAACCTTCAATTTGATGCAGATCCTCGGCACCGCCGACTCTGGCGCTGATCAAACCGACGACGAGGGAATCAGGAAGCTGATGGACGGCCTTCGCCCTCGCGAGCAGCAGGTTCTCTCACTTCGCTTCGGGCTAGGGGGCGGAGAGCGACTCTCCCTCAGTCAGGTCGGCAGAATCCTGGAAGTGTCCAAGGAACGCGTCCGCCAGATCCAGGAGTCCGCCCTGAAGAAACTGCGCGAACTGGTCGAGAAAGAGAATCTGGTGGAAGGCTGGAGTCGGGGTCTCTAA
- a CDS encoding RNA polymerase sigma factor, with amino-acid sequence MMTLSDREIGDDLTRALEKAQEGDETAWETLFRECYPKVRRVVRRKLDRSMRSLYDSTDFASDVMKSLAANLNQLNFPTVEHLIAFLIHVAEQKVIDEHRRRHTLKRDVTRERPMFGVEADAAPVQIASDEPTASQLAQANETEELLLDRQSETEKAIIRLRREGHDNGAIADQTGWNIRKVQRFLKDLHDSVIGSGS; translated from the coding sequence ATGATGACGCTGTCGGATCGTGAGATCGGCGACGATCTCACGAGGGCGTTGGAGAAAGCGCAAGAGGGCGATGAAACGGCTTGGGAGACGCTGTTTCGGGAATGTTATCCCAAGGTGCGTCGGGTCGTGCGACGCAAACTCGACCGATCGATGAGGTCGCTCTACGATTCCACGGATTTCGCGAGCGACGTGATGAAGAGCCTGGCCGCGAATCTGAACCAACTCAACTTTCCGACAGTCGAACATTTGATCGCGTTTCTGATTCACGTGGCGGAGCAGAAGGTGATCGACGAGCACCGTCGCCGCCACACCTTGAAGCGGGACGTGACGCGTGAGCGTCCCATGTTCGGCGTCGAAGCCGACGCGGCGCCGGTCCAGATCGCATCCGACGAGCCCACGGCCAGCCAACTCGCGCAGGCGAACGAGACCGAGGAGCTACTGCTCGATCGCCAGAGCGAGACCGAGAAAGCCATCATCCGGCTGCGCCGGGAAGGTCACGACAACGGCGCCATCGCCGATCAGACCGGCTGGAACATTCGGAAAGTGCAACGGTTCTTGAAAGACCTCCACGATTCCGTGATCGGATCGGGAAGCTGA